In Rhodanobacter humi, the genomic stretch AGTACCGACCATTACCGCATCGGCGCCGCCGCGCAGCTGGAGCACTACGGGCGCCTGCTCGGCGTGCAGGTCTATCCCGCCTACGACGCGCGCAGCCTGGGCAAGGTGCTGGAGATGCTGCAGGGCCGCCACACCGTGCTGATCGACACCGCCGGCATGGCCGGCAGCGACCCGCGGCTGGCGCAGCAGCTGGAGATCCTCGCCGACACCGGCGAGCTGCGCTCCTGCCTGGTGCTGGCGGCCAACGCGCAGACTTCCTCGCTGGAGGACGCGGTGCGCGCCTACCGCGCGCTGAAGCCGCATGCCTGCATCCTGACCAAACTGGACGAGGCGCCGAAGCTGGGCGGCGCGCTGTCGGTGCTGATCCGCAACCGCCTGCCGCTGGACTACGTCACCGACGGCCAGCGCGTGCCCGAGGACATCGCCACCGCCGACGCGCGCGTGCTGGTGTGCCGCGCCGCGCAGTCCCTCAAGAGTGAGCTTCCCGACGACGACCTGATGGCCGAGCGCTTCGGCCTCGCCGTGGCGCAGGCATGAACGGGGTGCTCGCGATGAACCAGGCGGCGGGACTGCGGCAGATGCTGGCGGCGATGGTCGGCCGCCCCGTCGCGGAGGCGGGCGCCGGCCACCAGGCCGACGGCTTGCTGTCCGCGGTGGCGGGCGCGCGCCGGCACTGCCAGACGATCGCGGTGGCCGGCGGCAAGGGCGGCGTGGGCAAGAGCACGCTGGCGGTGAACCTCGGCGTGGCGCTGGCCGGCGCCGGCCGCGAGGTGATGCTGCTGGATGCCGACACCGGGCTGGCGAACGTCGACGTGATGCTCGGCCTCGCGCCGTCGCGCCACATCGGCCACCTGCTCGACGGCGAATGCACGCTGCAGGAACTGCTGCTGCCCGCGGCCTGCGGCCTGCAGGTGGTGCCGGCCGGTTCCGGCGCGCGCCGGCTGGCGCAGCTGGGCAACAACGAACTGGCCGCGATCATCCGTGCCTTCGACGAGCTGGCGCGACCGCCCGAGTACCTGCTGGTGGATACCGCCGCGGGCCTGTCCGACAGCGTGACGATGTTCGCCGCCGCCGCCGCCGAGGTGATCCTGGTGGTGTGCGACGAGCCCGCCTCGCTGACCGACGCCTACGGCCTGGCCAAGGTGCTCAGCCGCGACTTCGGCGTGCGCCGCCTGCGCATGGTCGCCAGCATGGCGCGCAACGAGGGCGAGGCGCGGCAACTGCACCAGAAGCTGGCGCGGGTCAGCGACCGCTTCCTCGACGTGGCGATCGAATTCAGCGGCTGGGTGCCGCACGACGAGCGCCTGCGCCAGGCGATCCGGCGCCAGGCCGCGGTGGTCGAGCTGTGGCCGTCCAGCCCGTCGGCGCGGGCATTCAAGAAACTGGCCGGTGCGGTCGATAAGTGGATCGAGCCCGAGCATGCGGGTCTCGACCGTATCTCCTTCTTCGGTGGCCGGACGGCTCCGGCCGGGGGTATGCCGGGATGAACGCGGCTTCGGAATATCTGCAACTCTCCCGCGAGAGTGCCGACGAACTGGTACGTCGGCACGCGCCGCTGGTCCGGCGGATCGCCTATCACCTGATGGGGCGGTTGCCGGCCAGCGTCGACGTGGGCGACCTGATCCAGGCGGGAATGATCGGTTTGCTGGAGGCAGCGCGCCACTTTGCCCACGACAAGGGCGCCAGCTTCGAGACGTTTGCGGGCATCCGCATCCGTGGCGCGATGCTGGACGAATTGCGCCGCGCCGACTGGACGCCGCGCTCGGTGCACCGCAAGACCCGCGAAGTGGCCGAGACGATCCGCCAGATCGAGGCCGAGACCGGTGCCGTGGCGGACGACGCCGAAGTGATGCGCCGGCTCGGCATGAGCGCGGAGGAATACCACCAGGTGCTCGCCGACGCGACCTCCTCGCGCCTGCTCAGCCTCACCTCCTCGGACGACGGCGAGGACACCGGCGTGCTCGACGTGGCCGACGAGAACAGCCTCGGCCCGGACGAAGGCATCGAGCACCACGGCATGCGCGCGGCGCTGGTCGAGGCGATCGGCGCGCTGCCCGAGCGCGAGCAACTGGTGATGTCGCTGTACTACGAACAGGAATTGAACCTCAAGGAAATCGGTGCCGTGCTCGGCGTCAGCGAGTCGCGCGTGTGCCAGATCCACGGCCAGGCCGTGATCCGGCTGCGCGCGCAACTGGCCGGCTGGCGCGACTGAGTCCACGCCATCCCACCATCCCCGGGGCCACATGCGGCCCATTGCACCCGGAGCAGACGTTTGGACAAGAACATGAAAATCCTGGTGGTGGACGACTTCTCCACCATGCGGCGCATCGTCAGGAACCTGCTGGTCGAGCTGGGCTTCACCAACACGCTGATCCAGGAAGCCGACGACGGCGAGAACGCCATGATCATGCTGCGCAGCCAGCCGTTCGACCTGGTGGTGACCGACTGGAACATGCCGAACATGACCGGCATCGACCTGCTGCGCGCGATCCGCGCCGAGGCTGCGCTGAAGGGCTTGCCGGTGCTGATGGTCACCGCCGAGAACAACCGCGACCAGATCATCGCCGCCGCCCAGGCCGGCGTGAACGGCTACGTCGTCAAGCCGTTCACCGCGGTCACGCTCAGGGAAAAACTCACCAAGATCTTCGAACGGATCGCCGCCAGCGGAGCCAGCGCATGAATGCCGTCCTACCTCTCGCCGTCGACG encodes the following:
- a CDS encoding MinD/ParA family ATP-binding protein, with the protein product MNQAAGLRQMLAAMVGRPVAEAGAGHQADGLLSAVAGARRHCQTIAVAGGKGGVGKSTLAVNLGVALAGAGREVMLLDADTGLANVDVMLGLAPSRHIGHLLDGECTLQELLLPAACGLQVVPAGSGARRLAQLGNNELAAIIRAFDELARPPEYLLVDTAAGLSDSVTMFAAAAAEVILVVCDEPASLTDAYGLAKVLSRDFGVRRLRMVASMARNEGEARQLHQKLARVSDRFLDVAIEFSGWVPHDERLRQAIRRQAAVVELWPSSPSARAFKKLAGAVDKWIEPEHAGLDRISFFGGRTAPAGGMPG
- a CDS encoding RNA polymerase sigma factor FliA — its product is MNAASEYLQLSRESADELVRRHAPLVRRIAYHLMGRLPASVDVGDLIQAGMIGLLEAARHFAHDKGASFETFAGIRIRGAMLDELRRADWTPRSVHRKTREVAETIRQIEAETGAVADDAEVMRRLGMSAEEYHQVLADATSSRLLSLTSSDDGEDTGVLDVADENSLGPDEGIEHHGMRAALVEAIGALPEREQLVMSLYYEQELNLKEIGAVLGVSESRVCQIHGQAVIRLRAQLAGWRD
- the cheY gene encoding chemotaxis response regulator CheY, whose product is MDKNMKILVVDDFSTMRRIVRNLLVELGFTNTLIQEADDGENAMIMLRSQPFDLVVTDWNMPNMTGIDLLRAIRAEAALKGLPVLMVTAENNRDQIIAAAQAGVNGYVVKPFTAVTLREKLTKIFERIAASGASA